A portion of the Pseudomonas protegens CHA0 genome contains these proteins:
- a CDS encoding LysR substrate-binding domain-containing protein, which translates to MSRQFHAQTYVWLHVFSCAARHLSFTRCAEELHITPGAVSQQIRQLEERLGFRLFHRRPRGVELSAEGQRLALTVSEAYGSIDAELRRLDAGMIGGTLRLRSIPSFLGKWLTPRLPRLQQRYPEIQLRLVAEDSSVALHEGDFDLAIDLNDGSYPGLQSTALLDEQIFPVCAPSLLRGRPPLHGPADLAHFPLLHDITAWRGSYEYAEWEFYLNAIGFEGADVRRGHTFNRNHLTIEAAIAGMGVAIARRTLLNDELERGTLIVPFGLAVPNHKRYVLLYAPGALSHPGVRAVHDWLVEEAEIFRGLHPLGEGQL; encoded by the coding sequence ATGAGCCGACAATTTCATGCCCAGACCTATGTCTGGCTGCATGTGTTTTCCTGTGCCGCGCGGCACCTGTCTTTTACCCGGTGTGCCGAAGAGCTGCACATCACCCCGGGGGCGGTCAGCCAGCAGATCCGCCAGTTGGAGGAGCGCCTGGGTTTTCGCCTGTTTCACCGGCGGCCCCGGGGGGTGGAGCTGAGTGCCGAAGGCCAGCGGCTGGCGCTGACGGTGAGCGAGGCCTACGGCAGCATCGACGCGGAACTGCGGCGCCTGGATGCGGGGATGATCGGGGGGACCTTGCGCTTGCGCTCGATCCCGTCGTTTCTCGGCAAGTGGCTGACTCCGCGCCTGCCGCGCCTGCAGCAGCGTTATCCGGAGATCCAGCTGCGGCTGGTGGCCGAAGACAGCAGCGTGGCCCTGCACGAGGGCGACTTCGACCTGGCCATCGACCTGAACGACGGCAGCTACCCCGGCTTGCAGTCCACCGCGTTGCTGGATGAGCAGATTTTCCCGGTCTGCGCGCCGAGTCTGCTGCGGGGCCGTCCGCCGTTGCACGGTCCGGCGGACCTGGCGCATTTTCCATTGCTGCACGACATCACCGCCTGGCGCGGCAGCTATGAATACGCCGAGTGGGAGTTCTACCTCAATGCCATCGGCTTCGAGGGCGCGGACGTGCGTCGTGGCCATACCTTCAATCGCAACCACCTGACCATCGAGGCGGCGATTGCCGGCATGGGCGTGGCGATTGCCCGGCGCACCCTGCTCAATGACGAACTGGAGCGTGGCACCCTGATCGTGCCTTTCGGCCTGGCGGTGCCCAACCACAAACGCTACGTGCTGCTCTATGCGCCGGGCGCCCTGAGCCATCCGGGCGTACGCGCGGTGCATGACTGGCTGGTGGAGGAAGCGGAGATCTTTCGCGGCTTGCACCCTCTGGGCGAGGGGCAGCTGTGA
- a CDS encoding HPF/RaiA family ribosome-associated protein: MQIQVHSDNHIQSSLRMEEWVRSTVESTLERYEEDLTRVVVHLRDENGGKSGPDDMRCQLEARPKGHQPVSVTHKADTLEQALDGATVKLESALEHMFGKLRGKRAAAVPTADGSEADALLEEEFLENQQAALNS, translated from the coding sequence ATGCAAATCCAAGTCCATAGCGATAACCATATTCAAAGCAGCCTTCGGATGGAGGAGTGGGTGCGCAGCACCGTTGAAAGCACGCTCGAACGCTACGAAGAAGACCTGACCCGGGTAGTGGTCCACCTGCGGGACGAGAACGGTGGCAAGTCGGGTCCGGACGATATGCGCTGCCAGCTGGAAGCCCGTCCGAAAGGTCACCAACCGGTTTCTGTGACCCACAAGGCCGACACCCTGGAGCAGGCCCTCGACGGCGCCACCGTCAAGTTGGAAAGTGCCCTGGAGCACATGTTCGGCAAATTGCGCGGCAAACGTGCGGCAGCGGTGCCCACAGCCGATGGCAGCGAGGCAGATGCCCTGCTCGAAGAAGAATTCCTGGAGAACCAACAGGCCGCGCTCAATAGCTGA